A genome region from Sphingobium sp. WTD-1 includes the following:
- a CDS encoding SGNH/GDSL hydrolase family protein, translating to MNDLSLNFAGPPGPAGNNTQELLDLIDRQNAYRVTYQTPVIVDASAGLIRYGRMLIARENEVYKVVDPADYGLTTFDLPYQTGLLADYHYIDVASIAPAQTSVSPVKRESSGAVVEEDLLHVGLGTTFARTYTPFTGAEVIWTNRTNTDIVTPDGLRAIDDTDGYYGTRNALYLPIAPLYNHSANITYPTISNAESAELAGYCKIVRTGSAGALAYSPDNGLFAYVEYTGAQAYYAAHPGRCYVLAAWYGGNRTSDLEFIEPMRKMVPNLLYNGKGTDGYNARPFVSDPITRVAPVSPILTGAGFEAGWKSAVNGRVVTGIDFAEPVAIGQWLLAQWYVESSNNFASTEYGSAYIGHPDGTQTEISQFNNAAIRMVRQLAPNVRLYSLLIQVAAKAASYVMVGMGPSFSGAAHSVFGVQIGTGPGSRISLADDDYPVQPYTVQDNLPAIEGDPYLGRARMNLLRLASAQTADLDGTTLQHHIVLSPCDSFTAIKEAWSTDFTRAMKARYGNAGPGWCGFGYHDAYGEIRGCADPAEMAVSFSGSWVGTYGTDFKSPDLSSATSGTAGSRVMVGYFSTAQIALLELHYTGAIGAAVRYRFNGGAWAALSLAATGGQKAAINGAPAGAWQLEIEVVSGTVTLGGLFARNDQPGIIVSNLAVSGSGLVGSWSALLHPSGASYRADLIAAFSRLDNRGRIDQWIALIGTNDQRVSADPRDYGKAMIVFVRGMIRAVSPLASVLWAVPCENGLATGPAMRNYATAARLTARELKIAFVDMQPSFGASFADYDDLFGTDDLHPNAIGGKIQSDMLQRVLMGNSAADALKTEMVALVEQRSGLPTLRNADWDEETFDIAGRRVRGKDGQARSWRARQGMMDRQEAPELGLATLRIEDFDDVTYHSNGAFKTATDLRKHVWRRTPAGLVRDDAPGVPATEMRNADWDEETLNLDGSFRSGIRRDRSAWRAENGQIIEDLRLPSLRQNYGFNGLYGTTVLTPANGVDILIPVVGQSLGKGNNNDPEAVAITTVPPFPGYAKMIGDSPWWATGKLSLHYSDLCEVTETANPTGSKETINSGMALAMMPTFQARLGFMPRIIFTSVCLGGNAYFGGAGARNGMKRGSLINNELLNTVRAGVDISRREGRRAIVPGVVVMHGEQDFANGLSAGRYARALDQWCLDLNADIGAITGQADPVRMYVSQVNRGSSGAGATNMIAQAQLMAERSNPLIRCLGSIYFVDHAAGDGDHPDAIGYRRIGLLHGTYIANDLFGAYDQNLSVVEEYWEDALNYVLVYSDAIDIESDDSKIAISTLGAGKGIDFTQRGGSGALVGISRSGANGVRITFDTHPTGSRRKLRIASRTTGDGGMGRLTGARSGIRSFDPVITDALDNFPIYRWASTEVRDMVDFDAAAVDERFPRKFATSNRRALGRLSEGVAPNVWPDPTYERIVAAAATPGTRFKDRILFSRSSTAPVLSTATVDGAPGFRIEASGASETSIVIRGSLEDFGLDRSKPISVSMMMRDRVGPQQLASRIRFYQYPNAGGTSPLSTYELAIPASNGMDQAIEIPTFTADPATVEIGLYISMATLGSGATFSDLTFCNGPIAYSKAPAVQTDRHAEVYLATTGADADSGSFARPVATLAGARIKAPNGKLVILASGGVYAGGAGINLKGLRSLKILAQPHDQPIFKFGTAIAPGTWAAAPGYPDVWRVAIPASLTDAKYLWEDGRAFSPLGSYDHTLYRGRTHRSPLASPYYLVPDAASLVAGAWTSDATYVYVKTIDGGAPSRTFYLPDTLAGIIYPDGANATNDRGLLREVEMLGITDMYGYTGPRPRYAMKAHLTNCRSIGGRTLGFVGDGVSDFLLDHPEAIGAGGDNINIHQAPTLGTPDRGFLFRVINALSIGAWDDGFSPHEVCQGDVSGGLFEMNGGDGIVYSFGASGRIVGATARNNGGAWGVGGVGTGPSAGKGAGFGYTGTLAANEGGATGFCEVIDCLAEDNFMHVKCDTGATNRMFVERLVMGALKEPSNAGYAGIRVKDGAAVISRDLRKLSSFSGTIGLADAGSTLTYDNSILA from the coding sequence ATGAACGATCTGTCGCTGAACTTCGCTGGCCCTCCCGGACCGGCGGGGAACAACACGCAAGAGCTGCTCGACCTCATCGACCGGCAGAATGCCTATCGCGTCACCTATCAGACGCCGGTCATCGTGGACGCGTCTGCCGGGTTGATCCGCTACGGGCGGATGCTGATCGCGCGCGAGAACGAGGTCTACAAGGTCGTGGACCCGGCAGATTACGGCCTGACCACCTTCGATTTGCCTTACCAGACCGGGCTGCTGGCCGATTATCACTATATCGATGTCGCCTCGATCGCGCCGGCGCAGACCAGCGTTTCGCCGGTCAAGCGGGAGTCGTCGGGTGCGGTGGTCGAGGAAGACCTACTGCATGTCGGCCTGGGGACCACCTTTGCGCGCACCTATACGCCCTTCACGGGCGCAGAGGTCATCTGGACCAACCGGACCAATACGGACATCGTCACGCCCGACGGGCTGCGCGCGATCGATGATACCGATGGCTATTATGGGACGCGCAACGCGCTCTATCTGCCGATCGCGCCGCTCTACAATCATTCGGCGAACATCACCTATCCGACCATCAGCAATGCCGAGAGCGCCGAGCTCGCTGGCTATTGCAAGATCGTGCGGACGGGCAGCGCGGGCGCCCTGGCCTATTCGCCCGACAATGGCCTGTTCGCCTATGTCGAATATACCGGCGCGCAGGCCTATTATGCGGCGCATCCGGGCCGCTGCTACGTGCTGGCGGCCTGGTACGGCGGCAACCGCACCAGCGACCTCGAATTCATCGAGCCGATGCGCAAGATGGTGCCGAACCTGCTCTACAACGGCAAGGGCACGGACGGTTACAATGCGCGTCCCTTCGTTTCCGACCCGATCACCCGCGTCGCGCCCGTCAGCCCGATCCTGACCGGCGCCGGCTTCGAGGCGGGCTGGAAGAGCGCGGTGAATGGCCGCGTCGTGACCGGCATCGATTTTGCCGAGCCGGTGGCGATCGGCCAGTGGCTGCTGGCGCAGTGGTATGTCGAAAGCTCCAACAATTTCGCGTCGACCGAATATGGGTCGGCGTACATCGGCCACCCCGACGGCACGCAGACCGAAATCAGCCAGTTCAACAACGCGGCGATCCGGATGGTGCGGCAGCTTGCGCCGAACGTCCGGCTCTACAGCCTGCTCATTCAGGTTGCGGCCAAGGCTGCCAGTTATGTGATGGTCGGCATGGGCCCCAGCTTCTCGGGCGCCGCGCATAGCGTGTTCGGCGTCCAGATCGGCACCGGACCGGGCTCGCGGATCTCGCTGGCCGACGATGATTATCCGGTCCAGCCTTACACGGTGCAGGACAATCTGCCTGCGATCGAGGGCGATCCATATCTCGGCCGCGCGCGCATGAACCTGCTGCGCCTGGCGTCGGCGCAGACGGCCGATCTGGATGGCACTACGCTCCAGCATCATATCGTCCTCTCGCCGTGCGATAGTTTCACCGCGATCAAGGAAGCATGGTCGACCGATTTCACGCGGGCGATGAAGGCGCGCTATGGCAATGCGGGGCCGGGCTGGTGCGGCTTTGGCTATCATGACGCCTATGGCGAAATCCGCGGCTGCGCCGATCCCGCCGAAATGGCGGTCTCGTTCTCGGGTAGCTGGGTCGGCACCTATGGCACCGACTTCAAGTCGCCCGACCTCAGCAGCGCGACGTCTGGCACGGCTGGCTCGCGGGTCATGGTCGGCTATTTCTCGACTGCGCAGATCGCCCTGCTGGAGCTTCACTATACCGGCGCGATCGGCGCGGCGGTGCGCTATCGTTTCAACGGCGGCGCATGGGCAGCGCTTTCGCTGGCGGCGACCGGCGGCCAGAAAGCGGCGATCAACGGCGCGCCGGCAGGCGCCTGGCAACTGGAGATCGAAGTCGTCAGCGGCACCGTGACGCTCGGCGGCCTGTTTGCCCGGAACGATCAGCCCGGGATCATCGTGTCCAACCTGGCTGTCAGCGGCTCCGGGCTGGTCGGCTCGTGGTCCGCGCTTCTGCACCCCAGCGGCGCGAGCTATCGCGCGGACCTGATCGCAGCCTTCAGCCGGCTCGACAATCGCGGGCGCATTGACCAGTGGATCGCGCTGATCGGCACCAACGACCAGCGCGTCAGCGCCGATCCGCGCGACTATGGCAAGGCCATGATCGTGTTCGTTCGGGGCATGATCCGCGCAGTCTCGCCGCTCGCCTCGGTCCTCTGGGCCGTGCCCTGCGAGAATGGCCTCGCCACGGGGCCGGCGATGCGGAATTACGCGACCGCCGCGCGGCTGACCGCCCGCGAGCTCAAGATCGCCTTTGTCGACATGCAGCCGTCCTTCGGCGCCAGCTTTGCCGATTATGACGATCTGTTCGGAACGGACGATCTGCATCCCAACGCGATCGGCGGCAAAATCCAGTCGGACATGCTCCAGCGCGTCCTGATGGGAAACAGCGCGGCCGATGCCCTCAAGACCGAAATGGTGGCGCTCGTGGAACAACGCTCAGGCCTTCCGACGCTGCGCAACGCCGATTGGGACGAGGAGACGTTTGACATCGCCGGCCGCCGCGTGCGTGGCAAGGACGGCCAGGCGCGCAGCTGGCGCGCGCGTCAGGGGATGATGGACCGGCAGGAGGCGCCGGAACTGGGGCTGGCCACGCTGCGCATCGAAGATTTCGATGATGTGACCTATCACTCCAACGGCGCATTCAAAACCGCCACCGACCTGCGCAAGCATGTCTGGCGGCGAACGCCGGCTGGACTGGTCCGCGATGACGCTCCGGGCGTCCCCGCGACCGAGATGCGCAATGCCGATTGGGACGAAGAGACGCTGAACCTGGACGGCTCATTCCGCAGCGGCATCCGTCGCGACCGGTCTGCCTGGCGTGCGGAGAATGGTCAGATCATCGAGGATCTGCGCCTTCCCTCGCTGCGCCAGAATTATGGGTTCAACGGTCTTTATGGCACGACCGTTCTTACACCCGCCAACGGCGTCGACATCTTGATTCCCGTAGTCGGCCAGTCCCTTGGAAAGGGCAACAATAACGACCCGGAGGCGGTAGCCATCACGACCGTCCCGCCGTTTCCTGGCTATGCCAAGATGATCGGTGACAGTCCCTGGTGGGCAACCGGAAAGCTATCGCTCCACTATTCGGACCTGTGCGAGGTCACGGAGACGGCGAACCCAACTGGGTCGAAGGAGACGATTAACTCTGGCATGGCGCTGGCGATGATGCCGACATTCCAAGCTCGACTTGGTTTTATGCCACGCATCATCTTCACTTCGGTCTGTCTGGGTGGCAACGCCTATTTCGGCGGCGCTGGTGCCCGCAACGGGATGAAGCGCGGTTCGCTGATCAACAATGAGTTGCTCAACACGGTTCGAGCGGGCGTCGATATTTCGCGCCGCGAAGGTCGGCGCGCGATCGTGCCAGGTGTTGTGGTGATGCACGGCGAGCAAGATTTTGCCAACGGCCTGAGCGCTGGTCGTTATGCCCGAGCGCTTGACCAGTGGTGCCTCGATCTCAATGCAGATATCGGGGCCATCACCGGACAGGCTGACCCAGTCCGGATGTATGTTAGCCAGGTCAATCGTGGGTCCAGCGGTGCGGGTGCGACGAACATGATCGCGCAGGCTCAGCTGATGGCTGAGCGCAGCAACCCGCTGATCCGCTGCCTCGGTTCGATCTATTTCGTGGACCACGCTGCAGGCGACGGCGATCACCCCGACGCAATCGGCTATCGCCGCATAGGGCTTCTCCACGGTACCTATATCGCGAACGACCTGTTCGGCGCTTACGATCAAAACCTCAGTGTCGTTGAAGAATATTGGGAGGACGCTCTCAATTACGTCCTGGTCTACAGTGATGCCATCGACATAGAGTCTGATGACAGCAAGATCGCCATATCCACGCTGGGTGCGGGCAAGGGTATCGATTTCACCCAACGCGGCGGCAGCGGGGCGCTTGTCGGCATTTCGAGAAGCGGCGCGAACGGCGTCAGGATCACGTTCGACACCCATCCCACCGGATCGCGACGCAAGCTGCGCATCGCATCCCGCACCACCGGCGACGGCGGCATGGGCCGACTAACGGGCGCGCGCAGTGGCATTCGCAGCTTCGATCCGGTCATCACGGACGCACTCGACAATTTCCCGATCTACCGTTGGGCGTCGACTGAAGTTCGCGACATGGTGGACTTTGACGCTGCTGCGGTGGATGAGCGTTTTCCGCGAAAGTTCGCCACCTCCAACCGTCGCGCATTGGGGCGCCTTTCTGAGGGCGTCGCCCCTAACGTCTGGCCTGATCCGACCTATGAGCGGATCGTCGCTGCCGCTGCGACGCCCGGCACGCGGTTCAAGGATCGCATACTTTTCTCCCGCTCCAGCACCGCGCCCGTGCTCTCAACCGCCACGGTCGATGGCGCGCCGGGGTTCAGGATTGAAGCCAGCGGCGCGTCTGAGACGAGCATCGTCATTCGTGGATCGCTGGAGGATTTTGGTCTGGACCGGTCAAAGCCGATCAGCGTTTCGATGATGATGCGCGACCGTGTCGGACCGCAGCAGCTGGCGTCACGTATTCGCTTCTACCAGTATCCCAACGCCGGCGGCACGTCGCCCCTGAGTACCTATGAGCTGGCAATCCCCGCCAGCAATGGCATGGACCAGGCGATTGAGATACCGACCTTCACGGCGGACCCCGCCACGGTGGAAATCGGCCTTTACATCTCGATGGCGACTTTGGGCTCGGGCGCCACCTTCTCGGACCTGACCTTCTGCAACGGCCCGATCGCCTACTCCAAGGCCCCTGCGGTCCAGACCGATCGACATGCGGAAGTCTATCTCGCTACCACCGGCGCCGACGCGGACAGCGGATCGTTCGCCCGCCCTGTTGCCACGCTGGCGGGCGCCCGGATCAAGGCGCCAAATGGCAAGCTGGTGATCCTGGCCAGCGGAGGCGTTTATGCGGGCGGTGCGGGCATCAACCTCAAGGGTCTGCGCTCGCTCAAAATACTGGCTCAGCCGCACGACCAGCCGATCTTCAAGTTCGGGACGGCGATCGCGCCCGGCACCTGGGCGGCTGCGCCGGGCTATCCCGATGTGTGGCGGGTCGCGATCCCCGCATCACTGACGGATGCCAAATATCTGTGGGAGGATGGAAGGGCCTTTTCGCCGCTCGGTAGCTACGACCATACGCTCTATCGCGGCCGCACCCATCGCTCGCCGCTCGCCAGCCCATACTATCTCGTGCCTGACGCTGCTTCTCTGGTGGCCGGCGCCTGGACCAGTGATGCGACCTATGTCTACGTCAAGACGATCGACGGCGGCGCGCCTTCGCGAACCTTCTATCTCCCGGACACCCTTGCCGGGATCATCTACCCAGATGGCGCGAACGCGACGAACGATCGCGGCCTACTTCGCGAAGTCGAAATGCTCGGGATCACCGACATGTACGGCTACACGGGGCCGCGTCCGCGCTATGCGATGAAAGCGCACCTTACCAATTGCCGCTCCATTGGCGGGCGGACCCTCGGCTTTGTCGGCGATGGGGTCAGCGACTTCCTACTCGATCATCCTGAGGCGATCGGCGCTGGCGGTGACAACATCAACATCCACCAGGCGCCAACCCTCGGGACGCCTGATCGCGGCTTCCTGTTCAGGGTCATCAATGCGCTCTCGATTGGCGCGTGGGACGATGGCTTCAGCCCGCATGAAGTTTGTCAGGGCGATGTGAGCGGCGGTCTGTTCGAAATGAATGGGGGTGATGGCATCGTCTATTCATTCGGCGCGAGTGGCCGCATCGTCGGCGCGACGGCCCGTAACAACGGCGGCGCCTGGGGTGTCGGTGGTGTCGGTACCGGGCCTTCGGCCGGCAAGGGCGCTGGCTTCGGCTACACAGGCACGCTTGCCGCGAATGAAGGTGGGGCTACCGGCTTCTGCGAGGTGATCGACTGCCTTGCTGAAGACAATTTCATGCACGTCAAATGCGATACTGGAGCCACCAACCGGATGTTTGTCGAACGCTTGGTCATGGGCGCGCTGAAAGAGCCTTCAAACGCAGGCTATGCTGGCATTCGCGTCAAGGATGGGGCGGCCGTCATATCCCGCGATCTGCGCAAACTATCCAGCTTCTCCGGGACGATTGGACTGGCGGATGCCGGCTCGACCCTGACCTACGACAACTCGATCCTCGCTTAA
- a CDS encoding recombinase family protein, which translates to MNAETPSIATRAALYLRVSTTRQAEHDVSIPDQKRQGEAYCVSRGYQLIDTFVEPGASATNDRRPEFQRMIEAGTSKPAPFDIVVVHSFSRFFRDHFELEFYVRKLAKNGVKLISITQEMGDDPMHVMMRQIMALFDEYQSKENGKHVMRALKENARQGFWNGALPPIGYRIVAAEQRGAKTKKKLEIDPLHADTVRLIYRLALEGNGTSGPMGVKAIVSHLNARRIFTRDGGRWGIGQLHRILTRRTYIGEHEFNKRSKTKELKPISEIVTVPVPPLIDLETFDAVQTHLKARNPKVTPPRVVSGPTLLTGICFCAKCGGAMTIRTGKGGRYRYYTCSIKARQGETGCSGRSIPMEKLDTIVAGHIEDRLLQPDRLEEVLSSVLDRRHERAERRQEHIGELNRRAAETDLRLKRLYDAIESGVADISDPALKDRIAGLKALRDQAQVDAERAQATLESSGNQAVTPATVRRFADVARQRLRLDGGGYRRDHLRAFAQRVEVAKTEVRIMGSKGELLRTLAAVSGGKSAGIGVPSLGLKWRSGSQLNQSINCL; encoded by the coding sequence ATGAACGCTGAAACACCCAGCATTGCCACGCGCGCCGCCCTCTATCTCCGCGTCTCGACGACCCGGCAGGCCGAGCATGACGTCTCGATCCCCGACCAGAAGCGCCAGGGCGAAGCCTACTGCGTTTCGCGTGGCTACCAACTTATCGATACCTTTGTTGAACCCGGCGCGTCGGCCACCAACGATCGCCGTCCCGAGTTCCAGCGCATGATCGAGGCGGGCACGTCCAAGCCCGCGCCCTTCGACATCGTCGTCGTCCACTCGTTCAGCCGCTTCTTCCGCGATCATTTCGAGCTGGAGTTCTACGTCCGCAAGCTGGCCAAGAACGGCGTCAAGCTGATCTCCATCACCCAGGAGATGGGCGATGATCCAATGCACGTCATGATGCGCCAGATCATGGCGCTGTTCGACGAGTATCAGTCCAAGGAGAACGGCAAGCACGTCATGCGCGCCTTGAAGGAGAACGCCCGGCAGGGCTTCTGGAACGGCGCGCTGCCGCCGATCGGCTACCGCATCGTCGCGGCCGAACAGCGTGGGGCCAAGACCAAGAAGAAGCTGGAGATCGATCCGCTGCACGCCGACACCGTGCGGCTGATCTACCGGCTGGCGCTGGAAGGGAACGGCACCTCCGGCCCGATGGGCGTCAAGGCGATCGTGTCCCATCTGAACGCGCGCCGCATCTTCACCCGCGACGGCGGGCGCTGGGGCATCGGCCAGCTTCACCGCATCCTGACGCGGCGCACCTATATCGGCGAGCACGAGTTCAACAAGCGCTCCAAGACCAAGGAACTGAAACCGATCAGCGAGATCGTCACGGTTCCTGTGCCGCCGCTGATCGACCTTGAGACTTTCGACGCCGTTCAGACGCATCTGAAAGCCCGCAATCCCAAGGTCACGCCGCCGCGCGTGGTCAGCGGGCCGACCCTGCTCACCGGCATCTGCTTCTGCGCCAAGTGCGGCGGGGCCATGACGATCCGCACCGGCAAGGGCGGGCGCTACCGCTATTACACCTGCTCGATCAAGGCGCGGCAGGGCGAGACCGGATGCTCGGGCCGTTCGATCCCGATGGAAAAGCTCGACACCATCGTCGCCGGCCATATCGAGGATCGGCTGCTCCAACCCGATCGGCTGGAGGAGGTGCTGTCGTCCGTCCTCGACCGCCGGCACGAGCGGGCCGAACGTCGGCAGGAGCATATCGGCGAGTTGAACCGCCGGGCGGCCGAGACCGACCTTCGCCTCAAGCGCCTCTATGACGCGATCGAATCAGGCGTCGCCGATATCTCCGATCCGGCGTTGAAAGACCGCATCGCCGGGTTGAAGGCGCTTCGCGACCAGGCGCAGGTGGATGCCGAGCGGGCGCAAGCCACGCTTGAAAGCTCCGGCAATCAGGCGGTCACGCCGGCTACCGTGCGCCGGTTTGCCGACGTGGCGCGCCAGCGCCTCCGCCTCGACGGGGGCGGTTATCGGCGGGATCACTTGCGCGCCTTCGCCCAGCGCGTCGAGGTCGCAAAGACCGAAGTTCGCATCATGGGATCGAAAGGAGAGCTACTCCGCACGCTTGCGGCCGTTTCCGGAGGGAAATCGGCGGGAATCGGCGTGCCCAGCTTGGGACTGAAGTGGCGGAGCGGGAGCCAGCTAAATCAATCGATCAATTGCTTGTAA
- a CDS encoding glycosyl hydrolase 108 family protein — MMNVDQLIDEAIGREGDYVNNPKDKGGPTRWGVTEQVARAYGYTGDMRVLPRETAVAIYRKRYLIEPGFDKILAMSASVGELLFDTGINMGQAIAGQFLQRALNLFNRGASLYPDLKVDGACGPMTRQALASYQQRRGATGEGLQVLLWTIHSFRTGRYEEISLARPANEEFSYGWIARQVRMGIAA, encoded by the coding sequence ATGATGAACGTCGACCAGCTCATTGATGAAGCGATCGGCCGCGAGGGCGACTATGTGAACAACCCCAAGGACAAGGGCGGCCCGACACGGTGGGGGGTTACCGAGCAGGTAGCCCGTGCCTATGGCTATACCGGTGATATGCGGGTTCTGCCCCGCGAGACGGCTGTTGCGATCTACCGCAAGCGCTATCTCATCGAGCCGGGATTCGATAAGATCCTCGCTATGTCGGCGTCTGTCGGCGAACTGCTATTCGACACCGGCATCAACATGGGTCAGGCCATTGCCGGCCAGTTCCTCCAGCGCGCGCTCAACCTCTTCAATCGGGGGGCCTCGCTCTATCCCGATCTCAAGGTTGATGGTGCCTGCGGGCCGATGACGCGGCAGGCGCTGGCCAGCTATCAGCAGCGCCGGGGCGCGACCGGCGAAGGTCTGCAGGTGCTGCTCTGGACCATTCATAGCTTCCGCACCGGGCGCTATGAGGAGATCAGTCTGGCGCGGCCGGCGAATGAGGAATTCAGCTACGGATGGATCGCGCGCCAGGTGCGGATGGGGATTGCCGCATGA
- a CDS encoding phage tail protein, which translates to MAKVVGIATGVVMIGVGIAQMNPVLIAQGIMTVATILLAPSMKARTASKNTLTIGETAREGIFGEGSTGGSLVDIFNYGGKYGTDWTVAIYALADHRCEALTGFYVQDKWVPFTGDGLVAGYKNQLRVDWRPGAWDDEVPAWVLANCPVVGGVPTWTANDRGRGVAKVYVAWKADKSDAKNPVWTSGSPWSSFLWVVKGLRCYQARKDSSVGGSGAHRWDDPSTREWTDNPIDCRYTWARGIYAGDHVDDPAMLLLGRGLSDIEQPPENVFAPANLCDEPVALKGGGTEPRYRIGGVFGGDDKYIDTDDDIASACGGYTVEREGAIEIVPGAAQPVLWDITDDDLIVGSSVNSSDFRTQTDAEWVNTVAVKYIEPTQQWKDHSAPVRRDTADILADGEAKVAQPALTLCTSGTQAQRVGEMKRRMGRLWRTRSLTLPPRLVGVEHGDWIRWTSKRYGVRPVPDEPVAIIYRVESDSQDKGWQNQLTLREIRTDVYGWTVDDELDDGSVAIDNPTPDFSGAPGGGDWTLTAELVSGNGLAAPALRITGAADSDTVTSILFDYAAGSASPDAEDDAAWTSAGTLTGSATDMLIPGVMAGTTYWAAVSYQIGAERTDRLILGPVTTPAAETGGGRMLLEDGGRFLLEDGSQLLLG; encoded by the coding sequence ATGGCTAAGGTCGTAGGAATCGCCACGGGCGTAGTAATGATCGGCGTCGGGATCGCACAGATGAACCCTGTGCTGATTGCCCAAGGCATCATGACCGTTGCTACTATCCTGCTGGCGCCCAGCATGAAGGCGCGCACGGCCAGCAAGAACACGCTGACGATCGGAGAGACGGCGCGTGAGGGGATTTTCGGCGAAGGTTCGACCGGCGGCAGCCTGGTCGACATCTTCAACTATGGCGGCAAATATGGAACCGACTGGACGGTTGCGATCTATGCGCTGGCCGATCATCGCTGCGAGGCCCTGACCGGCTTCTATGTACAGGACAAGTGGGTGCCATTCACCGGCGACGGGCTGGTCGCCGGCTACAAGAACCAGTTGCGGGTCGATTGGCGGCCGGGCGCATGGGACGATGAAGTGCCGGCCTGGGTGCTGGCGAACTGTCCAGTGGTTGGCGGCGTGCCGACATGGACCGCGAACGATCGCGGACGCGGCGTCGCCAAGGTCTATGTGGCATGGAAGGCTGACAAGTCCGACGCGAAGAACCCTGTTTGGACGAGCGGCTCGCCATGGTCCTCGTTCCTGTGGGTGGTCAAAGGGCTTCGCTGCTATCAGGCGCGCAAGGATAGCAGCGTCGGCGGATCGGGCGCCCACCGCTGGGATGATCCGTCGACCCGCGAGTGGACCGACAATCCGATCGACTGCCGGTACACCTGGGCGCGCGGTATTTATGCCGGCGATCATGTCGATGATCCGGCGATGCTGTTGTTGGGTCGCGGCCTGTCCGACATCGAGCAGCCGCCGGAGAATGTCTTCGCGCCTGCCAACCTGTGCGATGAGCCCGTCGCGCTAAAAGGCGGTGGCACCGAGCCGCGATATCGGATCGGCGGCGTGTTCGGCGGCGACGATAAGTACATCGACACCGACGATGACATCGCATCGGCCTGCGGCGGATACACAGTCGAGCGCGAGGGGGCGATCGAGATCGTGCCCGGAGCCGCGCAGCCGGTGCTGTGGGACATCACCGACGATGACCTCATTGTCGGATCGAGCGTCAACAGCAGCGATTTCCGCACCCAGACCGATGCAGAATGGGTCAACACGGTCGCGGTCAAATATATCGAGCCGACACAACAGTGGAAGGATCACAGCGCGCCCGTGCGGCGCGACACGGCGGACATCCTGGCCGATGGAGAAGCCAAGGTCGCGCAGCCCGCGCTGACGCTCTGCACCTCAGGCACTCAGGCTCAGCGGGTCGGCGAGATGAAGCGCCGAATGGGGCGCCTGTGGCGCACCCGTAGTCTGACCCTGCCGCCGCGACTGGTTGGCGTCGAACATGGCGACTGGATCCGCTGGACCTCGAAGCGTTACGGCGTCCGTCCGGTGCCCGATGAGCCGGTGGCGATCATCTATCGGGTCGAAAGCGATAGCCAGGACAAGGGGTGGCAGAACCAGCTTACGCTGCGCGAGATCAGGACCGACGTCTATGGTTGGACGGTCGATGACGAGCTGGATGACGGTTCGGTGGCGATCGACAATCCGACGCCGGATTTCAGCGGCGCGCCAGGCGGGGGCGACTGGACCCTGACGGCTGAACTGGTGAGTGGCAACGGCTTGGCCGCGCCCGCGCTGCGGATCACCGGCGCGGCAGATTCCGATACGGTGACCAGCATCCTGTTCGATTATGCGGCTGGATCGGCATCGCCGGATGCGGAGGATGACGCCGCCTGGACAAGTGCCGGAACGCTGACCGGATCGGCCACTGACATGCTGATCCCAGGGGTTATGGCGGGCACCACCTATTGGGCTGCCGTATCATACCAGATTGGCGCGGAACGAACCGACAGGCTGATACTGGGTCCGGTGACGACGCCAGCGGCGGAAACGGGTGGCGGGCGGATGTTGCTCGAAGATGGTGGCCGGTTCCTGCTGGAAGACGGCTCGCAACTTTTGCTGGGATAA